A DNA window from Citrobacter tructae contains the following coding sequences:
- a CDS encoding DUF3302 domain-containing protein: MFLNYFALGVLIFVFLVLFYGIIAIHDIPYNMAKKRNHPHADAIHTAGWISLFTLHAIWPFLWIWATLYQPERGWGMQNHIQPSVGNPDVDALAKRVADLEQKLAAVQPSADKNTLER, translated from the coding sequence ATGTTTCTAAATTATTTTGCGTTGGGCGTGCTCATTTTCGTTTTCCTGGTTCTGTTTTACGGAATCATCGCCATCCATGATATTCCCTACAACATGGCTAAAAAGCGTAACCATCCTCATGCCGATGCTATTCATACGGCGGGTTGGATTAGCCTGTTTACGCTCCATGCCATTTGGCCGTTCCTGTGGATTTGGGCCACGCTCTACCAACCCGAACGCGGCTGGGGGATGCAAAATCACATTCAGCCGTCAGTTGGAAACCCTGACGTTGACGCTCTTGCGAAACGCGTAGCCGACCTGGAACAAAAACTGGCTGCGGTGCAACCCTCTGCTGATAAGAACACGCTGGAGCGCTGA